From a single bacterium genomic region:
- a CDS encoding ABC transporter ATP-binding protein, with protein MCDRILENGDVGGEVAAASPVISLRDVSKEFKLRRGETLVAVSGVSFDVASGEFLALIGPSGCGKSTLLRLVGSLEVPSRGTVVVNGRQPAELAAAHRLGVAFQDHALLPWLNSWDNIALPFHVAGMKPDKQRIAELISLVGMAGFEKARPKQLSGGMRQRIAIARALALNPEVLLLDEPFGALDAVTRRQMNLELQRIWSAQQHTTILVTHSVDEALFLADRVIVLTERPGQVKFVKQVEFERPRTRELATTAEFHAIADELTLALDSTGT; from the coding sequence TTGTGTGACCGCATCTTGGAAAACGGTGACGTGGGCGGAGAGGTCGCAGCTGCTTCCCCGGTCATCTCGCTGCGAGATGTGAGCAAGGAGTTCAAGCTGCGGAGGGGTGAGACCCTGGTGGCTGTCTCCGGTGTCAGCTTCGACGTAGCGTCCGGGGAATTCCTGGCGTTGATCGGTCCTTCCGGCTGCGGTAAGTCGACCTTGCTACGGCTGGTCGGATCGCTGGAGGTACCTTCCCGCGGCACGGTGGTCGTGAACGGGCGGCAACCTGCCGAGTTGGCGGCCGCACATCGCCTGGGAGTTGCGTTTCAAGATCATGCATTGCTGCCTTGGCTGAACTCGTGGGACAACATCGCGCTGCCGTTCCACGTTGCCGGGATGAAACCGGACAAACAACGGATCGCCGAGCTCATCTCGCTCGTCGGCATGGCAGGATTCGAGAAGGCCAGGCCGAAACAGCTCTCGGGCGGAATGCGCCAGCGGATCGCCATCGCCCGTGCTCTCGCCCTGAACCCGGAAGTTCTGCTTCTCGATGAGCCGTTCGGAGCTCTCGACGCGGTGACGCGCCGGCAGATGAACCTGGAACTGCAGCGAATCTGGTCCGCTCAGCAACACACCACGATTCTCGTGACCCACTCGGTGGATGAAGCCCTGTTCCTCGCTGACCGTGTCATCGTCCTCACCGAGCGCCCTGGCCAGGTGAAGTTCGTCAAGCAAGTGGAATTCGAGAGACCTAGAACGAGGGAACTCGCAACCACGGCCGAGTTCCACGCTATCGCCGACGAACTCACGCTGGCATTGGACTCGACTGGAACCTGA
- a CDS encoding DNA-binding protein: MVTNVPMGSKSTGVKVFDFDPGRIHLLSFGQGDDLLDSLTAFARCRGILAATITFLGSVSRADLSWYDPDAGDYRTIVREEQLEVAGGTGNISLYEGQPLVHIHAAFADPTGMTIGGHINPGTTVFAMEATVQELVGDPPEFWGTL, encoded by the coding sequence GTGGTCACGAACGTGCCCATGGGATCGAAGAGCACCGGTGTGAAGGTATTCGACTTCGATCCGGGCAGGATCCATCTGTTGAGCTTCGGTCAGGGAGACGACCTGCTGGACTCGTTGACGGCATTCGCCCGATGCCGGGGGATCCTGGCCGCGACCATCACCTTTCTCGGCTCGGTGAGCCGCGCCGACCTCTCGTGGTACGACCCGGACGCCGGCGACTACCGCACCATCGTTCGGGAAGAGCAGTTGGAGGTTGCCGGTGGAACCGGCAACATCTCTCTTTATGAAGGGCAACCGCTGGTGCATATCCACGCCGCGTTCGCCGATCCGACCGGTATGACCATCGGGGGCCACATAAACCCGGGAACCACGGTGTTCGCGATGGAAGCCACGGTACAGGAGTTGGTGGGCGATCCACCGGAGTTCTGGGGAACTCTATGA
- a CDS encoding mandelate racemase/muconate lactonizing enzyme family protein: MKITRIKAISVGYMKVDPEMHRSFSLIKIETDAGHAGWGEASSSYGHSYPTVVETIVDDVLADVLIGKNPLAIRARLAEMRLWLDGYLGWDGVSAQVIGAIEIALWDIFGKCHGVSIAAILGAGVDSLPLYATGTTSFETDLGWHETYFDDVLEAGIKGIKVRLGNDPERDLDLIARTRRVIGDDCHLMADGYWTYTLREAIRLSRKMEPYNVSFYEEPIPQYMIGALAELRAESPVRIAVGERVFSLAGFKNVVHHRAADVLQPDPTVCGGILACMEVAALAKAHDLAVVPHIGGLTAVGVAAGLHLAAAIEPEVLEYDPDPYQPLRDELLVDPIFGMDRVENGRMAVPTGPGLGIEIDETVLDTYPYQRGKLYQELYPEHGAGRL, encoded by the coding sequence ATGAAGATAACCCGGATCAAGGCCATCTCCGTCGGCTATATGAAGGTCGATCCGGAGATGCATCGCAGCTTCTCGCTCATCAAGATCGAGACGGATGCCGGCCACGCCGGATGGGGCGAAGCAAGCTCGTCCTACGGCCATTCGTATCCCACGGTGGTGGAGACCATCGTCGATGACGTGCTCGCCGACGTGTTGATCGGAAAGAACCCGTTGGCGATCAGAGCCCGCCTTGCCGAGATGCGCCTGTGGCTCGACGGGTATCTCGGATGGGACGGTGTCTCCGCGCAGGTCATCGGCGCCATCGAGATCGCGCTGTGGGACATCTTCGGGAAGTGCCACGGTGTCTCGATTGCGGCGATACTCGGCGCCGGCGTGGACAGTTTGCCTCTGTACGCCACGGGGACGACCTCGTTCGAGACGGATCTCGGCTGGCACGAGACCTATTTCGACGATGTCCTCGAAGCCGGTATCAAGGGCATCAAGGTCCGGCTGGGCAACGATCCCGAACGGGATCTCGATCTCATCGCCAGGACCAGGCGGGTCATCGGCGACGACTGCCATCTGATGGCCGACGGCTACTGGACGTACACCCTCCGCGAGGCGATCCGCCTGTCCCGCAAGATGGAGCCCTACAACGTGAGCTTCTACGAGGAACCCATTCCCCAGTACATGATTGGGGCACTCGCCGAGCTCCGGGCTGAGTCACCGGTCCGTATCGCGGTCGGTGAGCGCGTCTTCTCCCTGGCCGGATTCAAGAACGTGGTGCATCATCGCGCCGCGGACGTTCTCCAGCCGGACCCGACGGTCTGCGGAGGCATACTCGCCTGTATGGAGGTGGCGGCCCTGGCGAAGGCACACGATCTCGCCGTGGTCCCCCACATCGGAGGTCTGACCGCGGTAGGTGTGGCTGCGGGTCTCCATCTCGCGGCCGCCATCGAGCCCGAGGTGCTCGAGTACGACCCCGATCCGTACCAGCCGCTGCGAGACGAATTGCTGGTGGACCCCATCTTCGGCATGGATCGCGTGGAGAACGGCCGCATGGCGGTCCCGACCGGGCCCGGGCTGGGGATAGAGATCGACGAGACTGTCCTGGACACCTACCCGTACCAACGGGGGAAGCTCTATCAAGAGTTGTACCCCGAGCACGGCGCCGGTCGCCTGTAG